One Phragmites australis chromosome 23, lpPhrAust1.1, whole genome shotgun sequence DNA window includes the following coding sequences:
- the LOC133905720 gene encoding uncharacterized protein LOC133905720 yields MESKMERMSSSVQSWVAEHKLATIGALWATAVGASVAYSRRRGPQRTTSLRLTHARALTLAVLGGAALAQHYYRKSSSERRDDLDYDFYSQLPAATDADGKENERWSW; encoded by the exons ATGGAATCGAAGATGGAGAGGATGAGCTCGTCGGTGCAGTCTTGGGTGGCGGAGCACAAGCTCGCGACCATCG GAGCTCTGTGGGCGACGGCGGTGGGCGCGTCGGTGGCGTACAGCCGGAGGAGGGGGCCGCAGCGGACGACGAGCCTGCGGCTGACCCACGCCCGGGCGCTCACGCTCGCCGTGCTCGGAGGAGCCGCCCTGGCgcagcactactacagaaagagCAGCAGCGAGAGGAGAGATGATTTGGACTACGACTTCTACTCGCAGCTGCCGGCGGCCACCGACGCCGACGGCAAGGAGAACGAGCGATGGAGCTGGTAG
- the LOC133905649 gene encoding cationic peroxidase 1-like yields MAYSKPLTCSVLALLFAASLGSAQLTVNFYDKSCSNALYTIQTAVRSAVARENRMGASLLRLHFHDCFVNGCDGSVLLDDTPTFTAEKTAAPNNNSLRGFDVIDSIKAQLERICPQVVSCADILAVAARDSVVALGGPTWVVNLGRQDSTTASLDAANNDIPAPTLDLGDLTKSFSNKGLSATDMIALSGAHIVGQARCANFRNRIYSETNIDTSLATSLKSNCPNKTGDNNISPLDTSTPYVFDNFYYKNLVNKKGVLHSDQQLFNGGSEDSQTTTYSSNIAKFFTDFSAAMVKMGNISPLTGSSGQIRKNCRKVN; encoded by the exons ATGGCTTACTCTAAACCCCTAACTTGCAGTGTCTTGGCCTTGTTGTTTGCTGCAAGCTTGGGTTCAGCTCAGCTTACTGTAAATTTCTATGACAAGTCTTGTTCAAATGCACTGTACACCATCCAAACAGCCGTGAGATCTGCAGTTGCAAGGGAGAACCGCATGGGCGCATCATTGCTCCGCCTCCACTTCCATGACTGCTTTGTCAAT GGTTGCGATGGCTCAGTGCTGCTTGATGACACCCCAACATTCACAGCGGAGAAGACCGCTGCTCCAAACAACAACTCCCTGCGCGGATTTGATGTGATCGACAGCATCAAGGCACAGCTTGAGAGAATCTGCCCGCAGGTGGTATCATGCGCTGACATCCTCGCTGTGGCAGCACGCGATTCTGTTGTTGCG CTAGGAGGGCCTACTTGGGTTGTCAATCTGGGAAGGCAGGACTCAACGACAGCAAGCCTAGATGCTGCAAACAATGACATCCCTGCACCGACCCTTGACCTTGGTGATCTCACAAAGTCCTTCTCAAACAAAGGACTGAGTGCAACTGACATGATTGCACTCTCAG gGGCTCACATTGTTGGGCAGGCCAGATGTGCCAACTTCCGCAATCGCATATACAGCGAAACTAACATCGACACATCCCTTGCAACATCCCTGAAATCAAATTGTCCAAACAAGACTGGCGACAATAATATCTCTCCCCTTGACACTTCGACACCCTATGTTTTTGACAATTTCTACTACAAAAACTTGGTGAACAAGAAGGGTGTCCTACATTCTGACCAGCAACTGTTCAATGGAGGCTCAGAAGACTCACAGACTACCACCTACTCATCAAACATTGCAAAATTCTTCACCGATTTCAGTGCAGCAATGGTGAAGATGGGCAACATTAGTCCCCTCACTGGATCAAGTGGACAGATAAGGAAAAACTGCAGGAAGGTAAACTAA
- the LOC133906621 gene encoding predicted GPI-anchored protein 58 produces MKLTTTTTTATPPGAPAPAELSSPMSGAIKRQRKAAAAPPLSDVTNLLLLPDIPAPTKPRGTGRRPLPPPSDASSTCSSTASVTPAPKPSSAAVLEEGCSAFKSPAISTVYARRGATKAEGRRRNGTTNNGKEPAAAAGTASCPPLGKSTRNSNRKTSVAQDTRPISSSAPCHEAKKKRPSSSTPKLQEDFVKKQRAYFADIDAFELPEEYVSETDLE; encoded by the exons ATGAaactcaccaccaccaccaccaccgccacgcCACCGGGAGCGCCGGCGCCCGCGGAGCTGTCGAGCCCTATGTCCGGCGCCATCAAGCGCCAgcggaaggcggcggcggcgccgccgctgAGCGACGTGaccaacctcctcctcctccccgacatcCCGGCCCCAACCAAACCTAGGGGAACTGGACGCCGGCCCCTTCCACCGCCCTCCGACGCCTCCTCCACCTGCTCCTCCACCGCCTCGGTCACGCCCGCACCCAAGCCTTCCTCCGCAGCCG TCCTCGAGGAGGGGTGCAGTGCGTTCAAATCGCCGGCCATCTCCACGGTTTACGCGAGGCGCGGGGCTACTAAGgctgaagggaggaggaggaacggCACCACCAACAATGGCAAGGAacccgctgctgctgctgggacggCGAGCTGCCCCCCTCTCGGAAAATCTACAAGAAACAGCAACAG GAAAACCTCTGTGGCTCAGGATACTCGTCCCATTTCTTCTTCAGCTCCTTGTCATGAAGCTAAAAAG AAGCGGCCCTCTTCAAGCACACCCAAGCTACAAGAGGATTTTGTCAAGAAGCAGAGAGCATACTTTGCAGATATCGACGCCTTCGAACTGCCAGAGGAATATGTCTCAGAAACTGACCTGGAGTGA
- the LOC133906622 gene encoding biogenesis of lysosome-related organelles complex 1 subunit 1-like isoform X1, producing the protein MDKAKPAAAARGKLELEEALLQIVHRRHHQSLRQRQRTERAKKGALGSAVRVADLLVNTVDGGMQELFVDEKRIELEARVLLGTIAWYRKQTDQWLAATNAISSDLKICFKKQWIHLSRGLQHQERDTSPFNEDDYKVLNHTPSQGAIM; encoded by the exons ATGGACAAAGCCAAacccgcggcggcggctcgtGGGAAGCTGGAGCTGGAAGAGGCGCTGCTCCAGATCGTGCATCGGCGCCACCACCAATCCCTCCGCCAACGCCAACGAACTG AGAGAGCAAAGAAGGGTGCTTTGGGAAGCGCGGTGCGAGTCGCTGATCTCCTCGTGAAcacggtcgacggcgggatgcaGGAGCTCTTCGTCGACGAGAAGCGCATTGAGCTTGAAGCACGCGTGCTGCTCGGTACAATCGCGTGGTACAGGAAGCAGACTGACCAGTGGCTGGCTGCCACCAACGCAATCAGCTCAGACTTGAAG ATATGCTTTAAAAAGCAGTGGATACATCTTTCAAGAGGACTACAGCATCAGGAAAGGGACACTTCTCCCTTCAATGAAGATGATTACAAGGTACTAAACCACACACCTTCACAGGGTGCAATAATGTGA
- the LOC133906622 gene encoding biogenesis of lysosome-related organelles complex 1 subunit 1-like isoform X2, protein MDKAKPAAAARGKLELEEALLQIVHRRHHQSLRQRQRTERAKKGALGSAVRVADLLVNTVDGGMQELFVDEKRIELEARVLLGTIAWYRKQTDQWLAATNAISSDLKEIGDFENWMKIMDFDCKSINAAIHSIHQS, encoded by the exons ATGGACAAAGCCAAacccgcggcggcggctcgtGGGAAGCTGGAGCTGGAAGAGGCGCTGCTCCAGATCGTGCATCGGCGCCACCACCAATCCCTCCGCCAACGCCAACGAACTG AGAGAGCAAAGAAGGGTGCTTTGGGAAGCGCGGTGCGAGTCGCTGATCTCCTCGTGAAcacggtcgacggcgggatgcaGGAGCTCTTCGTCGACGAGAAGCGCATTGAGCTTGAAGCACGCGTGCTGCTCGGTACAATCGCGTGGTACAGGAAGCAGACTGACCAGTGGCTGGCTGCCACCAACGCAATCAGCTCAGACTTGAAG GAAATTGGAGATTTCGAGAACTGGATGAAGATTATGGATTTTGACTGTAAAAGCATTAATGCAGCCATACACAGCATTCATCAGTCATGA